In Aeromicrobium wangtongii, the DNA window CGCTGGTCAGGCGATTGCCGTTCTTGTCCTTGCGGGAGAACTGTCCGAGTGTCTGACCCTGGAAGAGGTCATTCGTCGCGACATGGGCGGCCGAGTTGTTGGCCTTGCGCTTGACGTAGGTGGACGGGTCGAAATCCACGAAGATCGTCGTTTCGGCGTAGTTGTAGACGCCAATGAACCGGACAGTTAGGCCGTCTGCACGCCCCCGCTCCTCGATGTCGAGCCAGTAACGCGGGATCTGAATTCGCTTCTTGAATGCCTCCCACGGCCGGCCGAGATGTGTGACCTGCTTCACCAGGATGACCTGGTCCTGGAAGCGCACGACCGAGCGACCGGCATACGGCTCGATCCGGGCGGCAGGCAAGGCGCCAAACAGCAACTCGCGCTTGCGACTTGGTGTCAGGGTCGTGTCGATGTCCTGCATCAGAGTGCCATCAGGCCCAATTTGGTCGACGCTCTCGGATCCCATGGCCTCTATTAGTATCAGGGCCGGGGCCAGCACTTGGCAGCGATCGGCTCAGGTGCCCGCGGAGGGTGGAACCCGCGACGAAGAGCGCTGAACGTTTGTTCGAGACTGAGCGCAGAAACAACTCGCTCACGCACCGGCCGACGACTAGATGTGCTCGGCCATCCCGCGCCAGCCGACTGAATAGTGGGAATCCTCCGAGCGCGCTGTGGGTGCGACCAATGCTGTAGTGCTTGATCCAGGGCGCAAGGGTCCGGCATTGCCCTAAGCGCGAGCCGAGAACACGTAGCACTAGAACCAACCACCGTGCCTACCTTTCAAAGAGCGCTACTGGACTACTTTTTTGAAGAGCGACAACAATGGCACACCTCAGGCGCAAGGCCGATTCAACAAGCGAATGTCGACAACTTCTCGTGTACTCGTCCGCCCTTGCAACAGAGCGCAATGAGGGGCCCCGGATGGTCATACGCCTGGCAGGATAGTCGGAGGGAACGAGTGCGACCATGAACCTCGAGCCAGAGCGCGTCAGTCCTGGGGGGCACCTCACTGCCAAGATGTCTACGCTGGCGCGCCAAGACACTCGGCCCGAGCTCGCACTGCGGTCAGAACTTCATAGTCGGGGCATGCGCTACCGCGTTCAGGTCGTCGTGCCAGGAAACAAAAGGCGCCGAATGGACATCGCTTTCACCAAAGTGGAGGTCGCCGTGTTCGTCGACGGCTGCTTCTGGCACGGATGCCCCGCCCATGGGACCCGCCCAGCGACCAATCGGGAGTGGTGGGACTGGAAGATCCAACGGAACAAGGACAGAGACGAAGACACGAACCGGCTGCTGGCCGAACACGGCTGGCAAGTTGTTCGCGTGTGGGAGCACGAGCCGGCCGAAGAAGCGGCCGTCCGGATCCAGCAGGTTGTCGAGGCTAGACGACGGCCTTCGTGATCTCCTGCAGTGCCTCGTCTGCGTTGACGGGAGTGGACGCTGCGAGCGCCTCCCAGCGCTCCCCGGAGCGGGCCATCTGCGAGCGCAGCACGTGGTATGCCACGCCGACGTTGACACCGTTGCCCATCTGCTTGTAGGTCAGCGCGTCGGGCTGTCCCGGGAACTCATAGGAGTCGGGAAGACCCTGAAGGCGGGCGGCTTCACGCGGGGTCAGTCGACGTAGAGGCGAGCCCAAAATGGTGGTCTGCGTGATCGCAACGAGCGCAGGCACGTAGGTCGGACGCTTCACACGAATCCCCGACGGGCGGAAGTGCATGATGCACTCCTCGAGCGACTGCGCGTCCTGAGCCTGCCACTCAAACTTCCGGCGCGAAGGCGGCATGTCTGCGAGCCCATTGAACTCGTCGAGCCACGGGTCCAGGACAGCCCGGTACTGCGTGTAGAACTCGGAGTTCTTGCGGAGGAAGTTGGCCTTCCACCCCGGTGTGCCCTCGGGGATGAAGAGATCGTCCTCGTGCACGAACTCGTCTACCCAGATCGGGAAACCCGGAAGCTTCGGCACGCCCAGTTCGCGCAGTCGCCGAACAAATTCAGACCACACGCGCACCCAATGCTGCTCAGTCTCGGTGAGCTCGTAATTGGCGCGTTCGACAATCTCGTCCTCGCGCTCCAAGATCTCGTCCTTGAGCGACCACTGCTGCGGGTCCCAACCCGCCAGCGGCCGGTTGGTCACGATGGGCTCGACCTCGTCGTACGCGGTCTCGTCCCCGACGTATGTGCCGACGATGAAGACGCGCTCGCGGATCTGCGGACGGCCCCCCATGTCAGGCGGAAGCAAGTGCGGCGAAAAAACAGCCGGGGTCGATGACACCTGGTAGCCAAGCTCGCGCAGGCTCCGGATGATCACCTCCCACTCGTGCGCGTGACGAGGACCGGCGATGTTACGGACGTTCTCCAGCAAGACCAACGAAGGTCGGTGCTCCTCGAGGATCTTGCAGATGTTGTAGAACAGGGTGCCGCGCGCCTCGTCCATCCCCCGCTGGAAACCAGACTTGGAGAACGGCTGGCACGGGAAGCCAGCCGCCAACACGTCGTGCTTCGGCACCTTCACAACTGGATCGGTCTCCGGCACAATGTCGCCGTGCACTTCCATGTTCCAGTTGTGCTGGTAGATCTTGGCGGCCGCCTCGTCAATCTCTGACGCATAGACGCACTTGCCTCCAAGCGCGCTGAGCGCAGCGTGGAAGCCTCCGATGCCCGCAAAGAGGTCGATAAAGGTGAAGGATGGTTCTTTCGAGCTCATGTTCGAACCTTATTCCTCGCCTCGGACAGCCTCGCGGATTGACCGAATGTGTTGTGCAATGACTCGCGTCTCAGTGCCTGCTGAACGCTTCGACGAGTCTAGGCGAGCATCCGTGCGCCTTGCGCCAAACACGTGCCGCGCGAGAAAAGTGCCTGGAATGCCGCGTGCTGCAAGCGATGTGGGCATGGTCACCTGGGGCCATCCGCGAGAGCGGCCGTATGACGGCACCGCGGAAACTCGGTGCACCCGAGGAACCGGCCGTGCGGCCCAGAGCGACCAACCATCGTGCCCTTGCCGCAGCGCGGGCAAACGACTGGTGGGCGGTACCCGTTGGGATTGACGGTCACGAGGTCGTCGGCGAGAAGCTCGGTGAGGAACGGCGACTCCGCCCCGGGCACACCGATCAGCACCACCTGCCGCCGCGCACGGGTCAAGGCGACGTAGAACAGTCGTCGTTCCTCCGCGTGCTCGTACTGGTCCGGCCCCCCCATGGCCAGGCCAAGGATCGGGTCATCGGCGATCTGGCTCGGGAAGCCGTATCTGCCGCGTCCCAGGTTGGGCACGATGACGTAATCGGCCTCCAACCCCTTTGACCCGTGAACCGTCCGGAAAGTCACGGTGATGCTCGCATGAGACCACTTCGGCATGAGGTCGGTGTCGAACCAGTAGCGGCCGAGGACGTAGACCGTGACAGGGTCGCCGCTCACCTCGCCCGAGGACATCCGACGGGCCAGCGATTGGAGCCATGTCTCGATCGCCGCGCCCACTCCACTCTCCGACGAGGCATAGGTCAAAAGAACCGGGTCACCTCCCCCGTGTACTGACACGACGCGCTTTGCGATCTGCCGAGGATTCTTCGACACGAAGGCGCTGGACACATCGCATATTCGCTGCGTGCATCTGAATGTCGTCTGTAGACGCAAGGTGTGTCCTCGTCCGAACCATCGCTCGAATTCCGTCATCACCGAGATGTCTGCACCGGCGAACCGGTTGATTGCCTGCCAGTCGTCGCCGACGGCCAGCAGGTACCGGCCGGCCGGCTTCACGACTCCCGCGACAAGACGAGCTCGAGCTTGGCTGGCATCCTGGAACTCGTCGACGAGAACGAGGTCGAACGATGGCGAGGTGTCGCCGCGTTCAATGTGCTGCGCTGCCGCCACCAGCATGTCCTCGAAGTCCACCGAGCCGTCCTGCAGCAGGCGGTCTTGCCACTCGTCGTGAATGGCCCAGTAGATGTCCAGAAACAAGTGGGTCCGGTGGCTTTGGACGTGCTTCGGTTCGCCCCTGAGGCGCTCCTGGATTCCGTCTCGATCGAGCGAGTTCGACTTCACGTGCGCCATGAACGTCCGCATGAGTCGCGCGAGTTCTTCGTGCCTGACCGGCTGCTCGCCGGGAATGGGCCGATCAGGATTCCAGTCGAGGGTCAGCCCGACGGACTTGAGCCGAGCGGCCAACGAATCGAACCCCTTCAGGGAAATGATGTCGGCCCACGTCGTCTCGATGAGGGTGCTGCCATTCGCGGCGTGCAGGCTCTTCTTCCACCTCATCGACTCCTCGTAGCCTTCGAAATCGGCCGGGGGTTTGCCGTCGAATCCGATGGCCCAGTGCTCGTGCCACGCGCCTACATCGGGGTAGTAGAAGTCTGGTCTGTACTCGGAGTAGTCCGCCGTTGCCACATCGCGTTCGTACGGTCGTTCGTACTGGTAGTTGATGCCGTTCAGATAGAGCCAGTCCGCAATGAGGCGCTCCCCCTGCGACTTGACCACTTCGCCATTGAACGTCCGCAGCCCCGTACGTCGCTCGGTCTTGTCCCACGCGTCCGGCTCGACCTCGTGCTCCGGATCGACGTCCACGCGGGCATAAAGAAGCCGGAAGACGTCCCACTTGAACCGAAAGTCCCAGGAGCGGTCTCGCAGCTCATCGACGATCGTCATGATCATGCGGGTGTCCTCTCCCGCATCCAACCAGGAGGCCAGTCTCGGCTTGCGGCCTGTGGCGGCGCCGATCACGGTGAGACCGAACGAATGGAAGGTCGCCGCTTTGACACCCTCCGCCGGGATGCCTGACGCGCCGAGCCTCGTGGTGACCCGCTCCTGCAGCTCTTTGGCAGCCGCCTTGTTGAAGGCCAGCAGCAAGATCCGTTCGGGCTGCACGAATCCCCGCTCGATGGCGTAGGCAGCCCGAGCCACCATGACCGAGGTCTTGCCCGAGCCTGCTGCCGCGACCACGTTGACGCGATTGTCGAAGCAGATCACGGCTCGGGCCTGCTCCTCGGTCAATGGCGACGATTCGATGGAGTCGAAGAAGTCGCGCCGAAGCACCAGCTCGTTAGCGACGATCTGCTCGTTGCACAGGCGGATCCACTCGCGGAAATCTGTCCCCAGAAGATCCACCGCGTCGCGCTCTACGTCCGACAGCACAGCGAGGACAGGATCACTACGAAGCAAGGCCCCGGTGGCTTTATCAATCGCAGGGCCTTCGCTCATTAGAGAGCTGATGGTCTCTTCGGAGATCCACCGACCCGCGTCAAGTGCCTGCTCGACCACGTGGTGCACTCGCTGGGACCAACGCACAAGCACCGCCAGGACCTGAGCGACCTTTAATCGAGTCTCGTGCTCGCGAATTGCCGCACTCAGGGAAATCGCCACGGCCCGCGGGACGCCGGGCAGACGCACCGGCGTCCCGTGGTGCGGTAGCTCTAGGACTCGCCGAAACCAGCGGCGGCGCACTGAGATAGCGAGGGCGTCGCGACCTACGAGCATCACTTGGTTGCCGGCCCAGGAAGCTCCGAATCTGTCTTCGTAGCGAGCGAGCTGCCATGCCGAGTCGCTTCGAGTCTTCGAGCCGGTCCACACCTGCACTGGTACATCCGTCATGCTCTGGGCCCTCTTGCAATCGGTGGTTCGCGCCGTGCGGGCACACCGCACAGGCTAGAGCGACGCGCCCCGGCGCACTGCAAGTTCAGCGATAATAACGCCGTGGGAACCCCAACAGGTCACCGACTGCTAGTTCGCGAACGCGGCTGATGCCTCAATGTGCCGCGGCCGCACCGCCCGACTGCCTGAATGAGCCCGCCAATTCGGCGGAAGGAGTGCCGGGTGGCGAAGTATCAGCCGTATTCACGGCGCGTGCTGCGTGCCTTGTTTCGACGATGGGCAGCACACCACCGCAAGTTTTTGGCGGCCGTGTGCGTCGTAACCGTCGTCGTGTTGGTGGCGGAAACTGACATATTCACCGCGTTCTGGCATTTACCCGAGAGGGCCTACCTCCTCGGCCTCATTCGTGCGGGCCTCATTGCGAGCATCGCGCACCTCGTGCACACATCATTTGTGGCGAGCAATCGTGAGGCCATCTGGCACCTGCGGAGGGCTTGGGGCGAGGAGAACACTCGAGGCGAGCTACAACGTGCCAAGCGCAAAGGCCTGGTGTGGGGGTCGATCGACAGCGTGAACATCGGCACCGGCGATATCGACCACTTGATCGTGACGCGTGATGGTGGCCTCGTCGTGTTGGACTCGAAATGGCGGACTGAATCGGTGACCGACCCGTCAGGCATGGTCCGCTCTGCGGAGAAGGTCAAGATGCGAGCAGAAGCAGTGGCGCGGACGTTGCTTGGAAACGAACGTGGCAGCCATCGGGCAGCCGTAACGCCGTGCCCGTGACCCCTGGCGTTGTCCTGTGGGGACCTTCTCAACTAGACCTGCCGGACAACGCGACCAGCAGAGACATCGGCTTCGTTGACGGAAAGCGGCTCGTTGAGTGGATCGCTCAGAGACAAGGCGATCCAGTGGACAAAGCCGCGGCGACCGACTTGCTGCGCCAACTGAAGGAGTTTCGAGCGCCGTCCTGGGACGCCAACGCCATCAGCTGAGGGGTCAGCCGATAAACGCGTCAGCGAACAGCTCAGCCGACTTCAGCCGCTGTTCGGCCCGCGGGCTCTGGTGGGCGACGATGAGCTCGTCGATACCGGTCTGCTCGACGAACGCCGTGACCTCCTTGAGCACGGTGTCGGGCGTGCCGGCCGAGCTGTAGGTCATCATGCCGCGCAGGTGCGCGCCCTGGGGCGAGGCGAGGATCTGGTCGGCCTGTTCGTCGGTGTACTTGGTGCCGGGACGCACGAGCAGGGCCACGCGGGTGCGCATGACCTCGAGCTGCTGGCGCTCGGCGTCGGCCTGGTCGTCGGCGGCGATGACGTTGAACGCGGCCATCAGGTGGGGCTTGTCGAGCTGCTCGGACGGCTTGAACTCGCGGCGGTACAGCGCGATCGCGTCGTGCAGGGCGGCCGGGGCGAAGTGCGACGCGAAGGCGTACGGCAGGCCGAGGGCAGCGGCCAGGCCCGCGCCGTACAGCGAGGAGCCGAGGATGTAGAGCGGGACGTTGGTGCCGGTGCCGGGGTAGGCGGCGACGTCCGGGATGCGCGACTCGCCGCGCAGGTACGCCTGCAGCTCCAGGACGTCCTCCGGGAAGGTGTCCGACGACGTGGCGTTGCGGCGCAGCGCGTGCATCGTGTTCTGGTCGGTGCCGGGCGCACGGCCCAGGCCGAGATCGATGCGTCCGGGGTGCAGGGTCTCCAGGGTGCCGAACTGCTCGGCGATCTGCAGCGGCGAGTGGTTGGGCAGCATCACTCCCCCGGCGCCGAGCCGGATGCTGCTGGTGTGCGCGGCCACGTGGGCGATCAGCACCGACGTCGCCGACGACGCGATCGCGGCCATGTTGTGGTGCTCGGCGTACCAGACCCGCTGGTAACCGGTCTGCTCCGCGGTCTGCGCCAGGGCGACGGTTCCAGCCAGCGCTTCGGCGACCGACTGGTCGCGCGCGACGGTTGCAAGGTCGAGGATCGAAACCGGCACAGACATGAAACACCCTTCGTGGACACAGCGACGCCGGTCGGCGTCGTCATCTATCAGTAACAACCGATCGGGGCGCGATTCCCATCCCGGGTCAGCGTCGGCAACCTCTCATCGCCCTGGCCCTGGTCATCGGCCCTCATGTCCGATTCCGCAGACGAGGAGCCCAAGGGCATGAAACGATGGGCGACGCTTTCGGGCACGCGTCTGACGCCGATCCGGCATGCATAGGCAATGAACGTGTAGGGCGCGCACGGTATCGAGCACCTCTACTGACGAGTCCCGGAAGGATTCCCACCGTCGTGCTCTCCCCCAAGACCCGAGTGCTGCTCTGCCTCGTCCTGCCCACCCTGCTGCTGGCGCCGGTGCTGACGATCACGCCGGCGTCCGCGGACGACCTGGACCACGTCAGCACAGCCACCGGGACGCCCGAGCTCGTCACCGTGAACGAGCCCTCACTGCCGCCAGGTGTCAGCCTGGACGACCCGACGGACACCACGTCCCTGCTGAAGAAAGCAGGCGTAGACGGCGAACCGGTCACCAAGGACGGGACCCCCAAGCGCTCCCTGGCCCGGGCAGCGGCCACCTACTTCCCCGCCGGCGCGTCGGTCATCCCGGGCTACGGTGGCCATGTGGCTCCGGCGTGCGCTGGGGACGGAACCGACGGCCGACGCGTGCGCGTCATGTACGTCCGCGAGACGAGCGACCCTTCGCGCCTGACGGCCCTGCGTGGTTCGTTCCTCAACGAGCTCGCGCAGGTCGACGACCTGTTCGCGTACGCGTCGAGCGCGCCCGGCGAGAGCCGTCGAGTCCGCTGGTACAGCGACCCGAACTGCCAGCCAACCATTGACGAGGTCGTCGTCGCCGTTGGTGTGCTGTCCGTCGGCGGATCGGCAGGACACACGGCCCTGACCAACGCGCTGAACAAGGCCGGCTACACCAACAACATGCACAAGTACATCGTGTTCGCAGAGGGCAACCGCATCGGCGGCAGCACGTGTGGGCTCGGGAACTTCTACCAAGACGTGCGTCCCGGAGCAGAGAATTACAACAATGGCGGCGGTAACACCAGCCCCACGGTCGCTCGCATCGACACCGTCTGCTGGTTCAGCAACGCGTCGTCGGCCACCACCACGCACGAGCTCATGCACACGCTTGGTGGTGTGCTGCAGTCCGCCCCGGACGCCACCTTGTACGGGCACTGCCACGACGCGCGCGACCCGATGTGTTACGACGACGGGTCGGGGATGCCGATGCGTTCGGTGTGCACGCAGACCGGCGCCGCGCTGCAGCTCGACTGCAACAAGGACGACTACTTCAACATTGCGCCCGCTTCCGGCACGTACCTGGCGAACAACTGGAACGTGGCTAACTCGCTGTTCCTGACCAAGGTCGCCTTCGGTACAGACCCGTGGTCTTCCGCGGCGCTGACAGTGGACCCTCCGGTGGTGACCACCGGCCAGGACGCAACACTCCTGGTTGCTGGGACGCCCGCTGGGACCACCGCAGCCTTCTCTGTCAGCAACGACAAGTGCACCGTGGTGCCGGCAGGTTCGTCCGCGGACGGTATCCGCGGCACCCTGAACTGCTCTGCCCGGGCGGTTCCCGGCAATCCGGACACCACGACCGTGGTGGTCACCGCCGCTCTGTCTCACCCGGACTACCCCACCAGTTCCCGCTCGCTGAACGTCACTGTGAAGCGGGCTGCACCGCCGATGGTGGCTGTGGCGGGCGGCCCGGAGGTGCGGACGAACGTCCCCTACACGATCCGTGCCACGTCGGCGGCGACCGGTCTCAGCTGGGGCTGGACGGCATCCGACTCCCGGTGCCAGCTGGACGGCGCAGCTACCCCCGTGCTGACGATTACGTGCCCTGACGCGTCCGCAGGCCGTTTGCTCGAACTGTCGGTGACAGCGACCGCCCCGGACGGTCAGTCCTACACGGCGTACGCCGACGTTGACGTCATCGCCCAGTACTCCTCACCCGAGCTCGACCTTTTGGGCCCGAGGGACGTCAAGACGGGCAACGAGTACATCTACACGGCGGACCTCACCTCCGCCGACCCTGCCGACCCGGTGACGTACTCCTGGAAAGACGAACACATCGAGGCCGGTCGCGAGTACGAGTCGACCATCGTCGGTCCCACCGACCAGCGCACAGTGAAGCTGAAGCCGATCCAGAATGGTGAGCGACGTCTGACCGTGACTGTGACCGTAGGGTCGCATACCTTGAGTTCGCAGCTGTTCTACCTGGCAACCACCGACTACGTCGTGACCGTCACGTCCAGCCACAACACTGCGATGTCTGGGACTCCGGTGGTGTTCGACGCGACCGCAACGGACACGTTCCGCACCAACTTCTCCTGGTCTCTCAACCCAAAGGCAGAGAGCGGAGGGTGCAGGATCTCGTCGGAGATGACCCCCGAGGACCCACACCACAGCGCGGTGTCTGTCACGTGCCCGGCAGGCTTCTCAGGTCCCGTCACCGCCACTGTGACAGGCACAGGCAAGAGCGGGCAGGTGGAGGCTTCCGGGTCCAGCACTGTCCAGTTCGCGGCCGTCCCGTTCAGCGTCGCCTTCCTGCAGACGCCGACTGGCAAGGTTGGCAACGGCAAGGCGGGGACATTCACCGTCACGTCCACGGTGCCCGCACAGTTCCACTGGGTGCCCACCCGACCCGAGTGCACTGTTGGAAACCCCGGCTCGTTGTCTGAGACCCAGATGACTGCCACGGTCACCTGCCCGGTTACCGTCCACGGGAATGTGGGCCTGACCGTCGTAGCAACCGAGATCGACCCCGTCGCGGGTGATGGCAAGGGCCGGACGCGTACCGCTACGGCGTCGATGGAAGTGGACAAGGCGCCACCACCACCCGCGGCTGTCACTGGCGTGGAGGTTGTGGCCTACGACCCGACGACGATCTCGCTGAGGTGGAACCCGTCTGCGGGCGCCGAATCCTACGTTGTCCGGTACAGCACCCGCAGTGACGGCAGCTATTACATGACCACGACCGTCGCCGGTGGCGCCAGCACCACGCTCACTGGGCTGTCGCCTGGCATTACCCACTACGTCAGCATCGTCGCCATTCGCGGGGGTGTCGCCTCGGACCCCACAGGTTGGTGGCCGGTCACGACTCCCCTTGTCATGACTCCGCTCCCGCCGCGTCGGACACCTTCCACCCCTGCTCCTTTCGTGGCCAAGCCGTCAGGCGTGAAGATGAAGGCGCACACGAAGACGACCATCACCCCGAAGTGGTCGCGGCCGGCCGGTGCGAAGAAGTTCATCGTCTACTACGGCACGAAGGCGAACGGAAAGGGCGCGAAGTCCAAGACCGTTGGCAACAAGGCGGCGGTCAAGCTGACGCGTCTGAAGAAGAACACCCGGTACTACGTGCGGGTGATCGCCGTGTCAGCTGCTGGGAAGAAGTCGGCGTACTCCAAACAGGTCAGCATGAAGACCAAGGCGAAGTGAATCTGCTGAGGTAGGCACTTCGACAAGCTCAACGGGCGTGAGCCGTAGATCATATAGATTTGGCGCATGGGTTTGCGGGTAGGTGTTGTGCTGGCCAGTGATCACGGCTATTCGGGGACCACCGGTCAGCTCGTGACGGAGCTGCTCGATCGGCTGCAGGCCGGCACCACGGTGGAGGTCGACACGGTGCTGACGACCGATCTGGAGCTCGGGTCCAGCTGCCCCGCGTGCCTGCGCTGCATGACCGACGGCGAGCAGGCGTGCCCCAACTTCGACCGCGCCGCCGCGGCCCGCCGCGTGATGGACGACGCCGACCTGGTCATCTTCGCGACGCCGGTGCACTCCTTCCAGGTCTCGGCCAGCATGAAGCGGTTCATCGACCACTTCGCCTACCTCATCCACCGCCCCGCCTACGTCGGGCGGCCGGCCGTCCTGATCTCGTCAGCCGCCGGCGGCGGACACGACGCGGCCCTGGAGTACCTGCGCAGCGCGGTGCGGCGCTGGGGATTCCACACCGTCGGCCAGCTGGGCGCCAACGGCCCCGGCCTGGCTCGCCCCGGCTACCGGGCCAAGGTCGACGCCGCGCTGGACGAGCTCGCGCCCCTCGCCCTGGCCGCACCGAACCAGCCGGAACCGAAGCCGACGACAGCAGACCTGATCGGCTTCCGGGTCGCCAAGATCCTGGTCGACTCCGGACGCGAGGACGGCCCCGTCGACGCGAAGTACTGGGACGAGCGCGGCTGGTTCGACGCCGAATGGTGGACCGACCAGAAACCGCCGTTCGTCGCCAACCGCATCGCCGGCCTGGTCGAGAAGAAGATCCGCAAGGGCATCAATGAGGGCTCGGCCGACCCCTACCGCGGCTGACCTCACTCCCCCGCGCCGTCACATGCTGGCGGCGTCCTGCACCTCCCCCACGAGTTCCTCGATGATGTCCTCGAGAAACAGCACGCCCGTCGTGACACCGTCCTGGTCCAGCGACCTGGCCACGTGACCCCCGGTGCGCCGCATCAGGTGCAGCGCATCCTCGAGGTCGGCCTCGCGGAACGTCGAGGTCAGGCGGCGGATGCGCTTGGCCGGCACCGGGGCCGTGAAGGCGTCCCCCTCGGTCAGGTCCATGACGTCCTTGAGGTGCAGGTAGCCGACCGGCGCCTGGTCGGCACCGGCGACGACGTAGCGGGAGAACCCGTGCTCCGCGACCGCGTGCTGGACGTCAGCGGGGGTCGCCCCGAACGGCAGGACGACCATGTCGGCCATCGGCACCTCGACGTCACAGACCTTCTTGGCGCTGAACTCGAAGGCGGCCGTCAGGGTGCCGGACGTGTCGTCCAGGACGCCCTCCCGGGTGGACTGCTCGACGATGTTGGCGACCTCGTCGAGGGTGAACGTGCTGCTGGCCTCGTCCTTGGGCTCGACCTTGAACAGGCGCAGCACGGCGTTCGCCACACCGTTCAGCGACCAGATGACCGGCTTGAAGAACCTCGAGACCATGACCAGCGGCGGCGCCAGGATCAGCGCGGCGCGGTCCGGGACCGAGAACGACAGGTTCTTGGGCACCATCTCGCCGAACACGACATGCAGGAACGTCACCAGCGCGAGCGCCACGATGAACGCGATGACGCCGATCGCCTCGGCGGACAGCGACGTGACGCCCAGCGGGATCTCCAGCAGGTGGTGGATGGCCGGCTCGGAGACGTTCAGGATCAGCAGCGAGCACACC includes these proteins:
- a CDS encoding UvrD-helicase domain-containing protein, whose translation is MVEQALDAGRWISEETISSLMSEGPAIDKATGALLRSDPVLAVLSDVERDAVDLLGTDFREWIRLCNEQIVANELVLRRDFFDSIESSPLTEEQARAVICFDNRVNVVAAAGSGKTSVMVARAAYAIERGFVQPERILLLAFNKAAAKELQERVTTRLGASGIPAEGVKAATFHSFGLTVIGAATGRKPRLASWLDAGEDTRMIMTIVDELRDRSWDFRFKWDVFRLLYARVDVDPEHEVEPDAWDKTERRTGLRTFNGEVVKSQGERLIADWLYLNGINYQYERPYERDVATADYSEYRPDFYYPDVGAWHEHWAIGFDGKPPADFEGYEESMRWKKSLHAANGSTLIETTWADIISLKGFDSLAARLKSVGLTLDWNPDRPIPGEQPVRHEELARLMRTFMAHVKSNSLDRDGIQERLRGEPKHVQSHRTHLFLDIYWAIHDEWQDRLLQDGSVDFEDMLVAAAQHIERGDTSPSFDLVLVDEFQDASQARARLVAGVVKPAGRYLLAVGDDWQAINRFAGADISVMTEFERWFGRGHTLRLQTTFRCTQRICDVSSAFVSKNPRQIAKRVVSVHGGGDPVLLTYASSESGVGAAIETWLQSLARRMSSGEVSGDPVTVYVLGRYWFDTDLMPKWSHASITVTFRTVHGSKGLEADYVIVPNLGRGRYGFPSQIADDPILGLAMGGPDQYEHAEERRLFYVALTRARRQVVLIGVPGAESPFLTELLADDLVTVNPNGYRPPVVCPRCGKGTMVGRSGPHGRFLGCTEFPRCRHTAALADGPR
- a CDS encoding very short patch repair endonuclease; this encodes MSTLARQDTRPELALRSELHSRGMRYRVQVVVPGNKRRRMDIAFTKVEVAVFVDGCFWHGCPAHGTRPATNREWWDWKIQRNKDRDEDTNRLLAEHGWQVVRVWEHEPAEEAAVRIQQVVEARRRPS
- a CDS encoding LLM class flavin-dependent oxidoreductase; this translates as MSVPVSILDLATVARDQSVAEALAGTVALAQTAEQTGYQRVWYAEHHNMAAIASSATSVLIAHVAAHTSSIRLGAGGVMLPNHSPLQIAEQFGTLETLHPGRIDLGLGRAPGTDQNTMHALRRNATSSDTFPEDVLELQAYLRGESRIPDVAAYPGTGTNVPLYILGSSLYGAGLAAALGLPYAFASHFAPAALHDAIALYRREFKPSEQLDKPHLMAAFNVIAADDQADAERQQLEVMRTRVALLVRPGTKYTDEQADQILASPQGAHLRGMMTYSSAGTPDTVLKEVTAFVEQTGIDELIVAHQSPRAEQRLKSAELFADAFIG
- a CDS encoding DNA cytosine methyltransferase gives rise to the protein MSSKEPSFTFIDLFAGIGGFHAALSALGGKCVYASEIDEAAAKIYQHNWNMEVHGDIVPETDPVVKVPKHDVLAAGFPCQPFSKSGFQRGMDEARGTLFYNICKILEEHRPSLVLLENVRNIAGPRHAHEWEVIIRSLRELGYQVSSTPAVFSPHLLPPDMGGRPQIRERVFIVGTYVGDETAYDEVEPIVTNRPLAGWDPQQWSLKDEILEREDEIVERANYELTETEQHWVRVWSEFVRRLRELGVPKLPGFPIWVDEFVHEDDLFIPEGTPGWKANFLRKNSEFYTQYRAVLDPWLDEFNGLADMPPSRRKFEWQAQDAQSLEECIMHFRPSGIRVKRPTYVPALVAITQTTILGSPLRRLTPREAARLQGLPDSYEFPGQPDALTYKQMGNGVNVGVAYHVLRSQMARSGERWEALAASTPVNADEALQEITKAVV
- a CDS encoding NERD domain-containing protein translates to MAKYQPYSRRVLRALFRRWAAHHRKFLAAVCVVTVVVLVAETDIFTAFWHLPERAYLLGLIRAGLIASIAHLVHTSFVASNREAIWHLRRAWGEENTRGELQRAKRKGLVWGSIDSVNIGTGDIDHLIVTRDGGLVVLDSKWRTESVTDPSGMVRSAEKVKMRAEAVARTLLGNERGSHRAAVTPCP
- a CDS encoding fibronectin type III domain-containing protein; translated protein: MLSPKTRVLLCLVLPTLLLAPVLTITPASADDLDHVSTATGTPELVTVNEPSLPPGVSLDDPTDTTSLLKKAGVDGEPVTKDGTPKRSLARAAATYFPAGASVIPGYGGHVAPACAGDGTDGRRVRVMYVRETSDPSRLTALRGSFLNELAQVDDLFAYASSAPGESRRVRWYSDPNCQPTIDEVVVAVGVLSVGGSAGHTALTNALNKAGYTNNMHKYIVFAEGNRIGGSTCGLGNFYQDVRPGAENYNNGGGNTSPTVARIDTVCWFSNASSATTTHELMHTLGGVLQSAPDATLYGHCHDARDPMCYDDGSGMPMRSVCTQTGAALQLDCNKDDYFNIAPASGTYLANNWNVANSLFLTKVAFGTDPWSSAALTVDPPVVTTGQDATLLVAGTPAGTTAAFSVSNDKCTVVPAGSSADGIRGTLNCSARAVPGNPDTTTVVVTAALSHPDYPTSSRSLNVTVKRAAPPMVAVAGGPEVRTNVPYTIRATSAATGLSWGWTASDSRCQLDGAATPVLTITCPDASAGRLLELSVTATAPDGQSYTAYADVDVIAQYSSPELDLLGPRDVKTGNEYIYTADLTSADPADPVTYSWKDEHIEAGREYESTIVGPTDQRTVKLKPIQNGERRLTVTVTVGSHTLSSQLFYLATTDYVVTVTSSHNTAMSGTPVVFDATATDTFRTNFSWSLNPKAESGGCRISSEMTPEDPHHSAVSVTCPAGFSGPVTATVTGTGKSGQVEASGSSTVQFAAVPFSVAFLQTPTGKVGNGKAGTFTVTSTVPAQFHWVPTRPECTVGNPGSLSETQMTATVTCPVTVHGNVGLTVVATEIDPVAGDGKGRTRTATASMEVDKAPPPPAAVTGVEVVAYDPTTISLRWNPSAGAESYVVRYSTRSDGSYYMTTTVAGGASTTLTGLSPGITHYVSIVAIRGGVASDPTGWWPVTTPLVMTPLPPRRTPSTPAPFVAKPSGVKMKAHTKTTITPKWSRPAGAKKFIVYYGTKANGKGAKSKTVGNKAAVKLTRLKKNTRYYVRVIAVSAAGKKSAYSKQVSMKTKAK